Proteins encoded in a region of the Candidatus Nezhaarchaeota archaeon genome:
- a CDS encoding type IV pilin, with product MSKLRRGVSPVIATLLLIVIAVACAAILYTWAMGYASMRPTAPEVAEKLKIETGNLTRVGRDARAVIYVRNIGGAASNITHAYLLNAAGELINGTAITPPVSISPGAVAAVRVTWRGAITVSTGYTYMVRLITALGNEINIELKALP from the coding sequence ATGAGTAAGCTTCGTAGAGGAGTATCGCCAGTAATAGCTACACTGCTGCTAATAGTAATAGCTGTTGCCTGCGCAGCAATACTCTACACGTGGGCAATGGGATATGCATCAATGAGGCCAACGGCACCTGAAGTGGCAGAGAAGCTAAAAATAGAGACAGGAAACCTAACTAGAGTTGGTAGAGATGCAAGGGCGGTGATATACGTTAGAAACATCGGCGGCGCAGCCAGCAATATTACTCACGCCTACTTACTCAACGCGGCGGGAGAGTTAATTAACGGGACAGCAATAACCCCGCCAGTCAGCATCTCGCCTGGTGCAGTAGCTGCTGTCAGAGTGACCTGGAGAGGGGCTATTACTGTTAGCACAGGCTATACATACATGGTTAGGTTGATCACCGCTCTGGGTAACGAGATAAACATTGAGCTTAAGGCATTGCCATAA
- a CDS encoding winged helix-turn-helix domain-containing protein produces the protein MPPPSRRSKLETCLDILSALAKRPMGTTRLSLEANVNHAALKGYLDLLISQGLVSEGVEGRGGKYYITERGLIALNYFVRLREMVRVEKLVIREAA, from the coding sequence ATGCCGCCCCCGTCGAGGAGGTCTAAGCTCGAGACTTGCTTAGACATACTTAGCGCCTTGGCTAAGAGGCCGATGGGCACAACACGCCTATCATTGGAGGCGAACGTCAACCACGCCGCCCTCAAGGGCTACCTAGACCTACTAATTAGCCAAGGACTAGTAAGCGAAGGAGTTGAAGGAAGGGGGGGAAAGTACTACATAACTGAGCGCGGACTAATAGCGCTGAACTACTTCGTGAGGCTGAGGGAGATGGTGAGGGTAGAGAAGCTAGTAATAAGAGAGGCTGCCTAG